From Triticum aestivum cultivar Chinese Spring chromosome 4A, IWGSC CS RefSeq v2.1, whole genome shotgun sequence, a single genomic window includes:
- the LOC123087151 gene encoding zinc finger protein 593, whose protein sequence is MGGKCPHRKVKKRRLNCKQVRRGKFLVKADDAVYDELVKLADQGKDSEGKALPVDEDLPGMGQFYCLHCDRYFADETVKEDHYRSKRHKKRVKQLSGPAPHTQIDADLAGGMGMPDNGLKLMSS, encoded by the exons ATGGGAGGCAAGTGCCCACACCGCAAGGTCAAGAAGCGCCGTCTCAACTGCAAGCAGgtgcgccgcggcaagttcctcgTCAAGGCCGACGACGCCGTCTACGACGAGCTCGTCAAGCTGGCCGACCAGGGCAAGGATTCCGAGGGCAAGGCGCTGCCCGTCGACGAGGACCTCCCCGGCATGGGCCAGTTCTACTGCCTCCACTGCGA TCGGTACTTCGCGGATGAGACAGTGAAGGAGGATCACTACCGCTCAAAGCGCCACAAGAAAAG GGTCAAGCAGTTGTCTGGACCAGCCCCACACACGCAAATAGATGCCGATCTCGCTGGTGGAATGGGAATGCCGGACAACGGCTTGAAGCTCATGTCTTCCTGA